The Longimicrobium sp. genome segment CGCGCCGCGTGGTGAGGCTCAGGGCCACGAACAGCGCGCAGTACAGCAGCCCGCCCACGGCCACCGCAGCCGCAAAGCCCAGCACCACGCCGTCCGGGTCCAGCTTCTGGAACCCGGCGAACGCAGACAGCAGCGTCGCGGGCACCAGCAGCGCGGCCGTGGCCGCGCCCGCCACCACGATGCGCGTCAGCACGATTCGCCACCTCGCCACGGGCTTGCCCAGCACGTAGGCGATGGTGCCGTCATCGATCTCCGCCCCGAACACCCCCGTCCCCACCACCAGCGCCAGAAGCGGCAGCAGCACGGACACGATGAGCGTGCTGGTCTCCACCATCACGATTTCCATCGGCTGCTCCGTCTGGCGGGCCGCGATGAACGCGATCAGGGCGGGCAGCAGGGCCAGCAGGGCGACCCACCACACCTTGCGGTTTCCCGTGAGCTGGCGGACGGCGATCCTGGCCAGGGTACGCTCGATCGTCAGGCTCATCTCTTCACCAGGTAGCTGAAGACGCTTTCCAGCGACTCGTCGGTGGGCCGCAGTTCGAACAGCGTGACGCCGGCGGACCGGGCGATGCCGGCCAGCGCCAGGGCGAACGAGCCGCGGTCGCTCGCGCGAACGCTCAGGTGTTCTCCCAGTTCCACCCCGTGCACCGACGGGTGCGCCACCAGCGCCGAGGCCAGGCGCCGGTCGTCGCTGGAGCGCAGGGTGAAGGTGTGGGGCCGGTCCGTCATCAGCCGACGGATCTCGCGGAAGTGGCCCGAGGCCGCGAGCCGTCCCGAGACGACCACCAGCACGTTGTTGGCGAGCTGGTCCAGCTCCTCCAGGATGTGCGACGAGATCAGGATCGTGCGCCCCTCCGCCGCCAGCCGCTTCAGCAGATCCATCATCTGCATGCGCTGGGTGGGGTCCATGCCGTTGAAGGGCTCGTCCAGAAGCAGGATGCGCGGATCGTGCACCAGCGCCCCGGCGATCTTGGCGCGCTGCCGCATGCCCTTGCTGTACGTGCCGATGCGGCGGTCCATCGCCCCGCGCAGGTCCACGATGTCGATGGCCCGCTCCGCGGCAGCCTTCGCGTCGGCGAGGCCGTGAAGGCGGGCGTTCATCAGCGCGAACTCGTAGCCCGTCAGGAACGGGTACACGGCCTCGCGCTCCGGAACCAGCCCCAGCGCGCGGTACATCTCGGGGTTCTTCCACGCGGAGCGCCCGTCCACCAGCACCTCGCCCGCCGAGGGTTCCAGGAACCCCGACATCATGTGGAGAATGGTGCTCTTGCCGGCGCCGTTGGGGCCCAGCAGTCCGGTGATCCCCGCCCCCAGCGAGAAGGTGATGTCGTTGACGGCGACCACGTTGCCGTACCACTTGCTCACGTTCCGCAGCTCGAGCGCGGCGTCGGGGGCGGGCGCGGCGGGCCGCACGGCCGGCGTTTCCAGCAGTTGCGTGCTCATACGGTCATCCTCCGATAGCGCCAGGCCAGGATCGCGATGGAGATCACGGCCAGGGCGGCCACGGTCAAACCGTACACCTCCGGGTGCTCGGTCGCATCCTTGAGCACGCCGTCGGCCTTGGCCCCGAACAGGGCGAGGATGGTACCCCCTACCGCGAAGATCGGGTTGATGAGCACCGCATACCGCTGCGCGTCGCCCTCCAGTATCTCCGTGAGGATCCCCGCGATGGGCACGGTGATGAAGAAAAAGCCGAACGCCGCCGCCGTCGCCAGCCAGCGGCGCTGCACCAGCGAGGCGAGCGCCAGGGCCGGCGTGCCGATGCCCAGGGCGGCGACGGCGGGGGTGGCCAGGATGGGGAGGAAGTACTTCGACTCGGCCTTCACCGCCGCCACGAAATCCGCCCCCATGGCCAGCCGGCCCACCAGCAGGATCAGCAGCGGCGTGAGCACCAGGATGACAACGGCCGTCCACATCGCCAGGAGCTTGGCGCCCGCATATTCCCGGGCGGGAAGCGGCCGGGAAAAGTAGAGCGGAAGCACCCGGTACTGCTGGTCGCGGCTCACCAGCTCCGGGGCCTGCGCGGCGCAGAACAGGGCGATGACGAGCGACACGAACGCGAACACGTCGTCGTAGCTCATCAGGTTGGCCATGCCGCCCGTGAACGCGCTGGCCGCCACCGACACCGCCGAGGGAAAGCAGATGAAGGCGAAGAGCATCCACGGGATCCATAGCGCCCTCCCGCCTCGCCCCAGCCCGAAGGCACTGCGCAGCGAGTGGACGTACAGCGTGCGGAAGGCGTAGCCGCGGCCCAGCCGGGCGCCCTCGTACTTCCGATAGCCGATGTCGTAGATGACCCCGGCGACGGCGTCAGGCGCGAGCGACATGCGCCTCCTCGTTGGTTGCGTGGGTGGGAGCGCGGAACAGGTCCTGGAGCGTGTTGCGGCGCCGCTCCATGCGGACCAGGGCCAGCCCCAGGTCGGCCGCGGCGTCGCGGACGGCGTCGTAGGGGCGGTCGTCGGACAGGGGCAGCAGCACCATCCCCTCGTCCACGCGCGCGGTGATGCCTTCGCTCGCGAGCCGGGCGACCAGCTGGTCGATCCCCTCGTCA includes the following:
- a CDS encoding ABC transporter permease subunit, producing the protein MSLTIERTLARIAVRQLTGNRKVWWVALLALLPALIAFIAARQTEQPMEIVMVETSTLIVSVLLPLLALVVGTGVFGAEIDDGTIAYVLGKPVARWRIVLTRIVVAGAATAALLVPATLLSAFAGFQKLDPDGVVLGFAAAVAVGGLLYCALFVALSLTTRR
- a CDS encoding ABC transporter ATP-binding protein; translation: METPAVRPAAPAPDAALELRNVSKWYGNVVAVNDITFSLGAGITGLLGPNGAGKSTILHMMSGFLEPSAGEVLVDGRSAWKNPEMYRALGLVPEREAVYPFLTGYEFALMNARLHGLADAKAAAERAIDIVDLRGAMDRRIGTYSKGMRQRAKIAGALVHDPRILLLDEPFNGMDPTQRMQMMDLLKRLAAEGRTILISSHILEELDQLANNVLVVVSGRLAASGHFREIRRLMTDRPHTFTLRSSDDRRLASALVAHPSVHGVELGEHLSVRASDRGSFALALAGIARSAGVTLFELRPTDESLESVFSYLVKR